The genomic region AAAAGAATGTTTTTGAAAACATATTATACACGATATTAGCTGACAAGAACAAGACGAAAGATAACTTAAAATCAAGGTATGATTGTGAGGATCTTGGTATACGACGTGAGTTGTGGGTTCAAGATGGAGACATAATGCAACATGCTCCATATGCGCTCTTGAGGGAACAAGTTCATAATTTGTTTAAGTGGATTTCAACACTTAAACTTCCGGATGGTTACGTTTCAATATATCTAGGTGTGTGAATTTTGAAAAACATACTATTCATGGTATGAAATTGCATGATTGTCATATTTTTATGCAAAAATTACTGCCTATTGTTTGTCGTGACTTATTGCCGAGGCAAGTGGGTGATGCCATTATTGAATTGTCTAACTTCTTCCAAGATTTGTGCTCATCTACCTTGAAATACTCCGATTTActaaaaatggagaaagatattGTGAGGATAATGTCTAAGTTTGAAACCATCTTTACTCCCGGTTTCTTTGACCCGATGGAGCACTTGCCACTGTATTTGGCCACCGAGTGTAAGTTGGGTGGCCCTGTTACATATCGATGGATGTACCCTTTTGAAAGATTTTTACATGGATTGAAGATGAAAGTTAGAAACAAAGCCCATCTGGAGGGTTCAATGGCTGAACGCTATATCAAGGAGGAATGTGTGCACTTTTGTTCTCTATATTTTGAATCCAAAGTTGAAACAATGCACAATCGATTGCGTCGTTACGGGGCACCCAAAATGTGTAATGATCCTAACTTGTTAGAAGTTTACACGTATCCGGCGAAACCCATTGTAAGAAAAGGGCATAGAATATTGACCGTCGATGAAGATAGACTCATCAAATATTATGTTCTTATCAACACACCGGAGGTTGCAAAGTACTTGGGGTAAGGTCTTTAACAAATCTATGATATTTTTTTACTTTGATTTATATTATTGTAATGATTGTTATTTGTTTTTAGTGAATTTAACAAGTTGGTACATAGAAAACACCCAGAGTTTGATGATGCAGCAAAAGAAAAATTTCAAAAAGATCGATTCACAAATTGGTTTGAAAGAAGGGTATGTGTCTAAACACGTACATATAAATGTTTCTTATTGTCCTCAAATATTATAATTGTAATACActtataaatatatatgaatttttaGGTAGCGGATGATCCACAACTCAAAAATGTTTTTAAGGATTTAATAAAAGGTCCGATGCGCGATGTGGATATTTACAGTGCTTGCCACTGTAATGGTTACAAATTTGGTTGTGCAAATTCTAATGAACGCACTTCACCAAATTCGGGTGTGCTTGTCATTGGTAAGAAATATATGGTACTTAATTTTCGTATCTATTGTTCTATCTTTCGTTATATTAATGCATTGCTTGTACCTAAGAAGTTTACTCATTTATATGTAGGATCTTCATATAAGGggagttttgaaaataattatgGTCGACTCGAAGAAATACTTGAGCTTCATTACCGTAATGGGCATAAagttatattatttaaatgtCATTGGTTTGATCATACAAAGCATGTCAAGGTGGATAGAAATAGGATGACAACGGTGGATGTTCGATCAACATTAAATACGGAAGATGTGTTCGTGTTAGCTAGTCAAGCTCATCAAGTGTATTATGCGAGGCATATTTCAAATCCAAGATCACCATGGTACACCATTTTAACAACAAAGAGTCGTTTTGTTAATGAAGAAGTGAAATCTAAAAGGAACTTTACGTCAAGTGAAGATGCCTTGCAAAATGAGGTTTCAAATGCTTCATCATCTCGTGTCGAGCCCGTGATGATTCATGATCCTTCAAATTTTtttattgatttgagatttgtTGAAAATGACAATTCTACGGATGAGTACAACGAAGAACAAAATCAAGATGAAGACATGATTATCGATGAAGAAAGTGAAAGTGAGGAAGATGACATGgcttaatttaatattttagtgATTTTACAAAAAATATGATTAAGTTAAAAATTATTGTAATGGTCGTGTTTAATTTTTCAATTGTAATATTGATTTTTATTAGacattaaatttttaatttaagatAAATATTAGCCTTCAGCTTATTATTGTTGCAAAAGCAGGGCTCGAGTTCTAGTAGCTACTGGAGGAGGTAAGAAGTGGCTTATTAAAACAACCGGTTTTAATTGAATTTAACTCCTAAAATCAACCATTTTTGATTGCATTTACCCGTGTCATTTACTTGGGTCATATCTTCACAGTtgaaacaaattattttctttctcACAAACCATTTCTCATCTAACTCTCTCGGAAGCCGCCTCCAAAAAACTCACTAATCTCAAATCAAGAATGACACACCGTCAAACCTACCACCCACAACACACCAACCACTCCGCGATAGTAAAATATCTCCTCCCCAAAAACACCCCCTCCACCTCCCAAGTCCTCGCCGTCGTCACTCTCCTCCTTGTCAGCGGAACCCACATTTTGCTCGCCGGAATAACCCTAATCGGAACCCTAAAAGGCCTTGCTTTAGCCACACCACTTTTCATCATCTTTATCCCAGTTCTTGTCCCAGCTGCTCTCACTATTGGGCTTGTTGTCACTGGATTTCTCGGATCCGGGGCTTTTGGGCTGATAGGGCTTTCATCGCTCTCATGGGTTTTAAGTTACTTTAAACAAGCTAGCCAAGTGATGCCAGATCAGATAGAGTTGTCTAAGAAAAGGGCTCAAGAGATGGATGTGTATGCAGGACACACTACTCAGACCAAGGTTGGTCAGGCTCAGGACACAACTCTACAACTGGAAGGACACTTCTTTGGAGTACAGAAAATCGGGATGGCTTTCTCCACAGGTATACATTAAGGTTTATTGTAAATCGATTAGGGTTATGGTTTCAGATTTAGGTTTATTGCAACTAGGATGTTATTTGAGTTCAAATTTTATGGTTTCATTTACTTTTCAGATTTTAGGGTTAATGATATCAATTTAGTGATTTCAATTTAAGTTTTTTTCTCACAAGTGGTTTCATTTAATTTAGAGGTTTGAACTTATTTTCATTAATTGTTTGTCACCAGCTTGGGAAGGGAAATCAACTTTTGGCTGGGATAATATTGGTTTCTTATTTCGTCACATTTGTTGAGGCACATGTAATTGCTACAAACAAAGTAAGTTCATCTCCTTTTAAGATGATTGAATTCTTTCCCCTTTAGTGACCAAATTCTTTCCCCTGTGGTGACCAATTCTTTCCTCTGTAGTCCCTGTAGGAAACAATATCAAATGCACCTCACTAGATTATATAAAGTAATTTCTTACAATAATAATAAGTTAAGTATATGTAACAGGAATGACAAATAAGACTTTCACTTGACAAGAATCAAGCAGATTGTGGCATGCCACAAACTCCATACTTTGATTTTAAAacacaaaaataataaaaattttatttaaagtATCAGTTAGCTCTGCAACAAAAATATTAGACCAAACCATAGCAGTGAACCAAAGTATCAGACTATATTTGAAAGGAGCCAAGTTTTTACGTAGTCATAGTTAAAACAAAATCAAAATCACATCAAGAAAACCTAAACTTTGGTTGGCGTGACTTGTCGTAACCTTCTTCTTCATTTCTATCTATTCTATTTTCCTTTTACCTCCCCTTCCTCTATAAAATTGGTTCACTCTCTTAAGCGATATTTTCTTAAGACTTTCCTTTTATTATTAGTGCAAATACTAATAAAATGCACTTTCACTTGCTAGTAAGACTTTCTTCTTGGTAGAATCTTCACTTGCTAGTGAAGAAACTTACACAAGCCAACAAACTCGAAATACTATTTGAACTAATTGACCTGCCTACGCTTGGATGTAATGTACTACTTAAAATGATTCGACTAGCTTAGG from Apium graveolens cultivar Ventura unplaced genomic scaffold, ASM990537v1 ctg7642, whole genome shotgun sequence harbors:
- the LOC141704258 gene encoding oleosin H2-like; protein product: MTHRQTYHPQHTNHSAIVKYLLPKNTPSTSQVLAVVTLLLVSGTHILLAGITLIGTLKGLALATPLFIIFIPVLVPAALTIGLVVTGFLGSGAFGLIGLSSLSWVLSYFKQASQVMPDQIELSKKRAQEMDVYAGHTTQTKVGQAQDTTLQLEGHFFGVQKIGMAFSTDFRVNDINLVISI